A single window of Oncorhynchus clarkii lewisi isolate Uvic-CL-2024 chromosome 10, UVic_Ocla_1.0, whole genome shotgun sequence DNA harbors:
- the LOC139418087 gene encoding uroplakin-2 — protein MSRSILVIPALPFHIMLRSHESHLFSTAMRTMFIFFGMLFTLSNAEFQVSLLKESDGVVTGRFADSLLLSLPPCALATQSVTLEYNNTDTNESKTLVNIFKVLPCRFRRDIISTIENNGQFTTSRNLGYQVTNLTTGSTYRLQYVVGAEKSNILEVSTRQVKDPNQIDSGLPARSGAMVVITVILSVSMFILLVALIVTVAHSLGGD, from the exons ATGTCCAGGTCAATTCTAGTTATTCCAGCGCTCCCATTCCATATAATGTTGCGTTCACACGAGTCTCACCTGTTCAGCACGGCAATGAGGACAATGTTCATCTTCTTTGGAATGCTTTTCACCCTTTCAAATGCAG AATTCCAAGTGAGCCTTCTGAAAGAGTCAGATGGAGTTGTAACAGGCAGGTTTGCTGACTCTTTACTTTTGAGTCTGCCTCCATGTGCTTTGGCAACACAGAGTGTGACTTTGGAGTACAACAACACTGACACCAACGAGAGTA AAACTTTGGTCAATATATTCAAAGTGCTCCCCTGTCGGTTCAGAAGGGACATCATCTCAACCATTGAAAATAATGGCCAGTTCACTACCAGCAGAAACCTGGGTTATCAAGTGACAAATCTCACCACTGGCTCAACATACAG GCTTCAGTATGTGGTAGGGGCAGAGAAGAGCAACATTCTGGAGGTCTCTACAAGACAAG TAAAAGACCCCAACCAAATAGACTCTGGCCTGCCAGCACGCAGTGGAGCCATGGTGGTCATCACTGTCATACTGTCTGTTTCCATGTTCATTTTGCTGGTAGCCCTCATTGTCACTGTTGCCCATTCCCTTGGTGGGGATTAA
- the LOC139419184 gene encoding tripartite motif-containing protein 29-like, with translation MARHLQPHYEFPSFKKHRLVKASTQLQERICSRHDKLLEIYCHSDQHCICLLCLMDEHKGHETVSAASERTEKQKLLDLRQTTYQQMIQERERELRDIKLCVFHITPFTDEAVENSERIFTEMIHSIERRCSEVKELNRPQERAAVSGSEGLQERLKQEVAELGSRGAELEQLSHTEDHIHFLQIVQSLIAQLDSKGVHSPSCCPRLWFKDVTRSVSELKERLEKICQEEVEKIPSKPNAWPTTQPLATAACPPAQPLAQLQPQQRTQLDPHSMSLGLDSVDVTMSSNQYKHLKVTLYKSDTDTCFGFRLISRTNLLEPMVTYGMVFARR, from the exons ATGGCTAG ACACCTCCAGCCTCACTATGAATTTCCTTCTTTTAAGAAGCACAGGCTGGTCAAAGCCTCCACACAACTACAGGAGAGGATCTGCTCTCGTCATGACAAGCTGCTGGAGATTTACTGCCATTCCGATCAGCACTGTATCTGTCTGCTGTGTCTGATGGATGAACATAAAGGCCATGAGACAGTCTCAGCTGCATCAGAAAGGACTGAGAAACAGAAGCTGCTGGATCTGAGACAGACAACGTACCAGCAGATGAtccaggagagggaaagggagctGCGAGATATTAAACTGTGTGTGTTCCACATAACACCCTTTACAGATGAAGCAGTGGAGAACAGTGAGAGGATCTTTACTGAGATGATCCACTCCATTGAGAGAAGGTGCTCTGAGGTGAAGGAGCTGAACAGACCCCAGGAGAGGGCAGCAGTGAGTGGGTCTGAAGGACTCCAGGAGCGACTGAAACAGGAGGTTGCTGAGCTGGGGAGCAGAGGCGCTGAGCTGGAGCAGCTCTCACACACAGAGGATCACATCCACTTCCTCCAGATTGTCCAGTCTCTCATTGCCCAGCTGGACTCTAAGGGTGTACATAGCCCCTCCTGTTGCCCACGTCTATGGTTCAAGGATGTGACAAGGAGTGTGTCTGAGTTGAAGGAGAGACTGGAGAAAATCTGTCAGGAAGAGGTGGAGAAGATACCTTCTAAACCCAATGCCTGGCCCACTACTCAACCCCTAGCCACAGCAGCTTGCCCCCCTGCACAGCCCCTAGCCCAGCTCCAACCTCAGCAGAGAACCCAGCTTGACCCACACTCCATGTCCTTGGGTCTTGACTCTGTGGACGTCACTATGAGCAGCAATCAGTACAAGCATCTGAAGGTGACCCTGTACAAATCAGATACAGACACCTGCTTTGGATTTAGACTCATAAGCCGAACTAACCTATTAGAACCTATGGTAACCTATGGTATGGTGTTTGCAAGGAGATGA